Part of the Woronichinia naegeliana WA131 genome, CTGTCTCAGTGATTTCTCCTTTTTCAGCCCAAAGCTGAGTTTGTTGACTGAGTTGAGATTGTAATTCCGTGAGGGTTTGTTGGCGTTTTTGCGGATCTTGTAAGGTTTCCACTAGGGTCGTTGTGGCTCCTAGGGTAATCCGTAAACCCTTTTGTAAAAGGTTAGTAGCAGTGTTATTACTCATCGAATCGTTAATTAAAGTAGTTGAGTCGTTAATAAAATATTGGAACTTCAGCGATCGCCTTTATTCTAACGATTTTGTTAGTTTTGTTCGAGATATTGTCCCAAATCTTCAAGCAGTCGGGGTAATTCAGCTTCGGTGGTGAGGCGAATGCGATCATCTCTGACCGTTAACAGCACTTTGGCCGCGAAGGGACTGGGATAAATATTGGGATTACAAAAGACTTCTAGAAAAATTTCTCCGGTATAACGATACTCCATCGTGGGCTGTTTTTGGGCCCGCTCTCCCTTAGCCACCGTTGCCGCGATCATTTTGAGAGATTGCATTAACTGATCAATTTCCTGTTTTAGGGACTGGGCAGCTTCGGGTGTATAACGAAAGGAAACCGAGCCTTGAAGTAAATTGAGCGTTAGAGAAGCCATAAATCCGGATCAGAATTCAAAATAAGGAAATGGAAAAATTGTCGCTCTCCCATCTTAACGGTTTGAGACCTATTGATAAACCTTCATTTTCGCTAGTCAAAGGTTGGAAATTCCCCAACTTTTTCCACAGTCAACCCGTGTTTTCCACAGTTTCTTGCCAAGTTTTCCACAGAAAGTCGCCCAAAACCTTCTCCATCGTTACTTTGGACACAAGTGGTTCCATCAAGGAGAACCCCTTCGTTATTATAATAGTTAGCAAGATTTACCAGCGTCACGGCTCCAATAAACCTATGCCAATCATCGATCTTTTAGGAGTACCGCATTCCTATGAACTCACTCGACCCCTGGCAAATCCCTCTGAGCCTGTACTGATTTATATACATGGTTGGCTATTAAGTCGTCGTTATTGGCAACCTCTGATCCAATCTTTAGGAGAAGATTATCCTTGTTTAAGCTATGACTTGCGAGGATTTGGGGACTCCCCGAATCAACTTCGCTCTTCAGAAACGACCCTTGACCCAGGGCAATCTCCCTACAGTTTAGCGGCCTACGCCGAAGATCTAAAAATTCTTCTAGAAACTCTGAATATTCAAAAAGCCTGGTTAATTGGTCATTCCCTCGGTGGCAGTATCGCCCTTTGGGGAGCCAATCTTTGTCCTGAAAGGGTGCAGGGAGTCATTTGCTTGAATGCCGGTGGTGGCATTTATCTCAAGGAAGAATTTGAGCGATTTCGCCAGATGGGCAAACAATTAGTCAAATTTCGTTCACCTTGGCTGCGCTCTATTCCCCTAATGGATCAACTATTTGCCCGTTTAATGGTTGACCAACCCCTAGAAAAGCAATGGGGAAAACAGAGACTATGGGACTTTACCCAAGCCGATGCCGATGCGGCCCTGGGCTCCCTATTAGAGTCCACTACGGAAGAGGAAGTTCATTTATTGCCTCAAATTGTGGCTCAACTGTCTCAACCTGTCTATTTTCTAGCAGGAAGCCAAGATAAGATCATGGAAACTCAATATGTTCGTTACCTAGCTAGTTTTCATGCCCTCTTTAATCTCCAAGGTAAAAATGTGATTGAAATTCCCAATTGTGGCCATTTAGCGATGTTAGAACAGCCAGAAATTGTGATTGATAAAATTCGCCAAATTTTGCAAATCTCAGGCTGCTAATTTAGCTTGGGTGGGGAACGCTCAAAATATCCTCTCACAATGCTGATCAAGAGTGCTGTGGGCCAACGGATCGATTTGATCCAACCGAAAAATTTCCTGACAGGGAAGATTAATCCCCTGGCCTAAAATTGCCCAAATGAAACTGCGACTTACATCCACAATGGTTTTAACCAGAGATTCCTGATTGCCGGGGCGACCCCGTTCTTGCAGTGCCTCAATCTCCACGCCTATTCCCTGACTGCCGAATAAAATTTGAGCTAACCATTGGGCGCGGGGTAAATGACTCACCGAAGTGATCATTTTGACTCGATGGACTTGCCAGTTTTTCAGCAAAGGAATACTAAACAAAAAGTTCTCAAAAGTGGATTTAGCACATCGCTCTAACCAGACACGCTGGGGGGCAATAACCGCCTTTTGAAAAATCGCTTGAACACAGGGAACGGGGGAACCGGAAGAAATCAAAATCGGGATATCAGTCCATTGAGTCGCTAATTGAGCCGCATGGATTTCTCGTTGAATGCTGCCACCTAATACAAAAATGGCATCAATGGGCTGACCTTGATTGAGGGGTAAACGTACGCAGAGGTGAAAAAGCAAACTTCCCAACAATAACCCGCCGATCCCCCCTAGAGACAGCTTCAGGAACCTTATCTTCCTTTTACGACGTAATTGTCGAGTTAAGTCCAGCTTTGGCCGATTTACTTTACCCAATGCTCTTTACCGTTGTAAGACACCACCATAGTATAAATCTTCGGTTTTTACCGTGACGACCTGGGGCGGGGTAGCATCGGGAGGATACAGAAAATCAATGGTGACTTGTCGTTGTTCGCCAGGGGAAAGATTGAGTAAGACGAGGGGATCGCCTAATTGTCCCTGACGTTGAGTGAGATGGAAGAAACGTTCCTGTTGTTGTCCTCGATCATCGGTGTAGCTCATCTTGATGGTTCCACGAAAAAAGACCTGACCAGAAGGATGATTCACAAAAAAGAGGCGATCGCCGTATTGGTCTTGTTTAATCGGCGTTTGTAGCTTAAGACTAACACTTTGGCGATTTTCGGTTTTATTGCGGAGAGGTAAGGTCAGTTGGTAGTGAACACCATAGTTACCATTGGCTAAATAGGCCGTATCAGAATAGCGAACCAACATCGGCGCACTTTGCACTTGACTCGTTCCATGCGTTCCCACGGATAAGGTACTAAGAGGGTAGGAAAAAGCCTTACCTCGTGCAGGAATGCTCAAGTATTTTAGTCCTGGCTTATCCACTAACAAAGTTTTCCACTCCGAACCCAGGGAAATTCCCGCCACTCGTCCATAGATCGGCCGGGTCGGGCTATTGGTCGTGATCTGATTAAGGGGGGTGGGAACCTTATCTCTAGGAAAAACTAGGGTTCCCCGATCCAGCATCGCCTGCCATTCAGGTAAAACGGGTGCTCGTAATTTTGGCACAACTGGTACTGGAGGTTCCTTTGCCCCTTCCTTCGCTGGTTCTGTTTCCACCGGCATTTCCGCAATGGCATACATCGCTAAATTGGCGAGATAAACTGGGCCATCACTTTCTAATCGTAGATAGGTAGAACGAGCATTACTGGCCGTAATCGGTAGGACAAAGAGCATGGCACTCTGGCGCGGCGGAATAATTAACTGCCGAGGAAAGGTACTTTGGCTGGCTCCCCGC contains:
- a CDS encoding alpha/beta hydrolase — translated: MPIIDLLGVPHSYELTRPLANPSEPVLIYIHGWLLSRRYWQPLIQSLGEDYPCLSYDLRGFGDSPNQLRSSETTLDPGQSPYSLAAYAEDLKILLETLNIQKAWLIGHSLGGSIALWGANLCPERVQGVICLNAGGGIYLKEEFERFRQMGKQLVKFRSPWLRSIPLMDQLFARLMVDQPLEKQWGKQRLWDFTQADADAALGSLLESTTEEEVHLLPQIVAQLSQPVYFLAGSQDKIMETQYVRYLASFHALFNLQGKNVIEIPNCGHLAMLEQPEIVIDKIRQILQISGC
- a CDS encoding YdcF family protein: MLGSLLFHLCVRLPLNQGQPIDAIFVLGGSIQREIHAAQLATQWTDIPILISSGSPVPCVQAIFQKAVIAPQRVWLERCAKSTFENFLFSIPLLKNWQVHRVKMITSVSHLPRAQWLAQILFGSQGIGVEIEALQERGRPGNQESLVKTIVDVSRSFIWAILGQGINLPCQEIFRLDQIDPLAHSTLDQHCERIF
- a CDS encoding DUF3370 domain-containing protein, encoding MLSLLSSFLVAQVVTAPLPPIQSEFITQPQEIRSLPGKLNDIPVFNSNSPEVVQSSGILLSSFPPTGKSDPRAHLNKPLNGRFDFFSHHIARTPDSRTLYQGVIVENPSDRFVTLKVLQGASYLTSPDAPFVELPAVIEDPSGQIFSGPGSRLTSDILRGASQSTFPRQLIIPPRQSAMLFVLPITASNARSTYLRLESDGPVYLANLAMYAIAEMPVETEPAKEGAKEPPVPVVPKLRAPVLPEWQAMLDRGTLVFPRDKVPTPLNQITTNSPTRPIYGRVAGISLGSEWKTLLVDKPGLKYLSIPARGKAFSYPLSTLSVGTHGTSQVQSAPMLVRYSDTAYLANGNYGVHYQLTLPLRNKTENRQSVSLKLQTPIKQDQYGDRLFFVNHPSGQVFFRGTIKMSYTDDRGQQQERFFHLTQRQGQLGDPLVLLNLSPGEQRQVTIDFLYPPDATPPQVVTVKTEDLYYGGVLQR